A genomic window from Pecten maximus chromosome 4, xPecMax1.1, whole genome shotgun sequence includes:
- the LOC117325315 gene encoding mucin-2-like isoform X2 yields MECVGQTNGIQQLLTQQISIDSGRGGSVVTEPESPNILNPVPEDEPSPHGNRLTDGYIQIVEESNSHEVNSDPNSIIAAFVIDNGNPVEIENNTGITDNKHVKPNTPSAEKPNPTPATETSSSEVQDYTQIDGNNGSIGNKGHLQNGAYLSATLYVPTTNVTSSPTAPYVSTTNVTSSPTTPYVPTTDVTSSPTTPYVGSTDVTSPPTTPYVPTTNVTSSPTTPYVPTTDVTGSPTTPYVPTTNVTSSPTTPYVGSTDVTSSPTTPYVPTTNVTSSPTTPYVPTTNVTSSPTTPYVGSTDVTSSPTTPYVPTTNVTSSPTTPYVLTTNVTSSPTTPYVPTTNVTSSPTTPYVPTTNVTSSPTTPYVGSTDVTSSPTTPYVSTTNVTSSPTTPYVPTTNVTSSPTTPYVGSTDVTSSPTTPYVSTTNVTSSPTTPYVGSTDVTSSLNTPYVFTTDVISPSTTPYVGSTDVTGSPTTPYVPTTDVTSSPTTPYVDSTNVTSSPTTPYAGSTDVTGPSTTPYVGSTNVTSSPTTPYVPTTNVTSPPTTPYVDSTDVTGSPTTPYVPTTNVTSSPTTPYVPTTDVTGSPTTPYVPTTNVTSPPTTPYVDSTDVTGSPTTPYVPTTNVTSSPTTPYVPTTDVTSSPTTPYVPTTDVTSSPTTPYVDSTDVTSSPTTPYVPTTDVTGSPTTPYVPTTNVTSPPTTPYVPTTNVTSSPTTPYVPTTNVTSPPTTPYVDSTDVTGSPTTPYVPTTNVTSSPTTPYVSTTNVTGSLNTPYVSTTNVTGPPTTPYVPTTNVTSSPTTPYVGSTDVTTSPTTPYVPTTNVTSSPTTPYVSTTNVTSSPTTPYVPTTNVTSSPTTPYVSTTNVTSSPTTPYAGSTNVTGSLTTPYVSTTNVTSSPTTPYVPTTNVTSSPTTPYVSTTNVTSSPTTPYAGSTDVTGPSTTPYVVSTNVTCPSRPPHVDSTSTSLNVDFTNVTLLSTTPYVHSTNVSA; encoded by the exons ATG GAATGTGTTGGCCAGACTAATGGGATACAGCAGCTACTTACTCAACAGATAAGTATTGACAGTGGTAGAGGTGGTAGTGTGGTTACAGAGCCAGAATCTCCCAACATACTGAACCCTGTCCCAGAGGATGAACCAAGTCCACATGGCAACAGACTGACTGATGGGTACATACAGATAGTAGAGGAGAGTAACTCCCACGAGGTGAACTCTGACCCTAATTCAATAATAGCAGCTTTTGTGATAGATAATGGTAACCCTGTAGAGATTGAAAATAACACTGGTATAactgacaacaaacatgtgAAGCCAAACACTCCCAGTGCTGAAAAACCAAATCCAACTCCTGCTACTGAAACCAGTTCCTCAGAAGTCCAAGATTACACACAAATAGATGGTAATAATGGTAGTATAGGGAATAAAGGACACTTGCAGAATGGGGCTTATTTATCAGCTACTCTATATGTTCCCACAACAAATGTGACTAGTTCACCAACTGCTCCATATGTTTCCACAACAAATGTGACTAGTTCACCAACTACTCCATATGTTCCCACAACAGATGTGACTAGTTCACCAACTACTCCATATGTTGGCTCAACAGATGTGACTAGTCCACCAACTACTCCATATGTCCCCACAACAAATGTGACTAGTTCACCAACTACTCCATATGTCCCCACAACAGATGTGACTGGTTCACCAACTACTCCATATGTTCCCACAACAAATGTGACTAGTTCACCAACTACTCCATATGTTGGCTCAACAGATGTGACTAGTTCACCAACTACTCCATATGTCCCCACAACAAATGTGACTAGTTCACCAACTACTCCATATGTTCCCACAACAAATGTGACTAGTTCACCAACTACTCCATATGTTGGCTCAACAGATGTGACTAGTTCACCAACTACTCCATATGTCCCCACAACAAATGTGACTAGTTCACCAACTACTCCATATGTTCTCACAACAAATGTGACTAGTTCACCAACTACTCCATATGTTCCCACAACAAATGTGACTAGTTCACCAACTACTCCATATGTCCCCACAACAAATGTGACTAGTTCACCAACTACTCCATATGTTGGCTCAACAGATGTGACTAGTTCACCAACTACTCCATATGTTTCCACAACAAATGTGACTAGTTCACCAACTACTCCATATGTCCCCACAACAAATGTGACTAGTTCACCAACTACTCCATATGTTGGCTCAACAGATGTGACTAGTTCACCAACTACTCCATATGTTTCCACAACAAATGTGACTAGTTCACCAACTACTCCATATGTTGGCTCAACAGATGTGACTAGTTCACTGAATACTCCATATGTTTTCACAACAGATGTGATTAGTCCATCAACTACTCCATATGTTGGCTCAACAGATGTGACTGGTTCACCAACTACTCCATATGTCCCCACAACAGATGTGACTAGTTCACCAACTACTCCATATGTTGACTCAACAAATGTGACTAGTTCACCAACTACTCCATATGCTGGCTCAACAGATGTGACTGGTCCATCAACTACTCCATATGTTGGCTCAACAAATGTGACTAGTTCACCAACTACTCCATATGTTCCCACAACAAATGTGACTAGTCCACCAACTACTCCATATGTTGACTCAACAGATGTGACTGGTTCACCAACTACTCCATATGTCCCCACAACAAATGTGACTAGTTCACCAACTACTCCATATGTCCCCACAACAGATGTGACTGGTTCACCAACTACTCCATATGTTCCCACAACAAATGTGACTAGTCCACCAACTACTCCATATGTTGACTCAACAGATGTGACTGGTTCACCAACTACTCCATATGTCCCCACAACAAATGTGACTAGTTCACCAACTACTCCATATGTTCCCACAACAGATGTGACTAGTTCACCAACTACTCCATATGTTCCCACAACAGATGTGACTAGTTCACCAACTACTCCATATGTTGACTCAACAGATGTGACTAGTTCACCAACTACTCCATATGTCCCCACAACAGATGTGACTGGTTCACCAACTACTCCATATGTCCCCACAACAAATGTGACTAGTCCACCAACTACTCCATATGTCCCCACAACAAATGTGACTAGTTCACCAACTACTCCATATGTCCCCACAACAAATGTGACTAGTCCACCAACTACTCCATATGTTGACTCAACAGATGTGACTGGTTCACCAACTACTCCATATGTCCCCACAACAAATGTGACTAGTTCACCAACTACTCCATATGTTTCCACAACAAATGTAACTGGTTCACTGAATACTCCATATGTTTCCACAACAAATGTAACTGGTCCACCAACTACTCCATATGTCCCCACAACAAATGTGACTAGTTCACCAACTACTCCATATGTTGGCTCAACAGATGTGACTACTTCACCAACTACTCCATATGTTCCCACAACAAATGTGACTAGTTCACCAACTACTCCATATGTTTCCACAACAAATGTGACTAGTTCACCAACTACTCCATATGTTCCCACAACAAATGTGACTAGTTCACCAACTACTCCATATGTTTCCACAACAAATGTGACTAGTTCACCAACTACTCCATATGCTGGCTCAACAAATGTGACTGGTTCATTAACTACTCCATATGTTTCCACAACAAATGTGACTAGTTCACCAACTACTCCATATGTTCCCACAACAAATGTGACTAGTTCACCAACTACTCCATATGTTTCCACAACAAATGTGACTAGTTCACCAACTACTCCATATGCTGGCTCAACAGATGTGACTGGTCCATCAACTACTCCATATGTTGTCTCCACAAATGTTACATGTCCTTCAAGACCTCCACATGTTGACTCAACTTCAACCTCACTAAATGTTGACTTCACAAATGTGACTTTACTTTCGACTACTCCATATGTTCACTCTACAAATGTGTCTGCTTAG